TGTCTGGCGCCACCAGGGTCGATGTGGCATTTCTGGAGCACGGCAGCCCGAGTTTCTCGGCGGCATTGGCAAGCTGTTATGCCGCGGGTGAGCGAAGGTTGGTGATTATACCGTTTTTTTTGTTGCCTGGCATGCATGTTACCGCCGACCTTCCGGCGGCGATTGCTTCGGCGCGGCGCCGCTATCCCGAACTGCAGATTGTGCAGGCTGAATTTCTTGGCGGGCACCCCGCTCTCGGAGAGGTGGTGAGTACTTTGTTTCTGGAAGCCGCGGAAACTGCGCATTGGCTTGATTGACCCAGCGCACAGGGGGAGGCTGTCTGTTTTCCCGGCGTATTGCTCTGCTTGACGAAGACAAGTGCGATCGTTAGAGTAGTTTTCATCCGGAGTTTGCGGATGGATACCAGAGTAGCTTTTTCCAGCGAATGCTTCCGACTGTCGCAGGAAGAGAATGGCGGATATGAAAAAAATTTATGTCATCGGTGCCGGAGTTGAAGGGCAGGAGGGTTTCAGTCGCCGCGCTCTGGACATTATTGGACAGGCCCATGTTCTGTTTGGCCGCGCAAGACTGCTGTCGCTGTTCCCGGACTTTCCCGGCGAAAAGATCGATATCGATCAGGATTTTTCCGAAGTAGTCAATCGCCTCAAGACCTGCGAGGGGCCCGCAGTGGTGCTGGCATCGGGCGACCCGCTGTTTTTTGGTATCGGCCGGCAATTGCTGCGCAATTTTCGGGAAGATGAGTTGGAATTCGTGCCCAATGTCAGTTCCGTTCAGTATGCGTTTGCTAAACTAGGCTTGCCATGGGACGATGCGGTTTTTCTTTCCTGCAAGGGACATGAGCCCGAGGATGTGGCAGACCGCATTATTGCCAGTGACAAGGTTGCGCTTTTGACCGATGCCCGGAATACTCCCGCCGTTATCGCCCGTGAAATGCTGGAGCGGGGGCACGAAGGGTATGCCGCTTATCTTTGCGAAAACCTCGGCACCCCACAAGAACGTATCGTGCGCACCGATGTGGCCGGATTGCCGGCCGAGCCGGCCGCGCCTCTCAATGTGCTGGTGCTGGTAAAGCAATACGAAGCCCTCGCCGAAGCATCGCGGCCGGTGCTGGGCATTGCCGACGAAGCTTTCAGCGCCATCAAAAAGCAGATCACCCGGGAAGAGGTGCGGGCGGTAACCCTGGCCAAGCTGAGGCTTTGCCAGGATATGGTGTTGTGGGATATTGGCGCAGGTTCGGGTTCCGTAAGCATCGAGGCCGATCGCCTGATGCCTGATGGCAGAGTGTACGCCATTGAACAGAATGAACAGTATCAGCGGTTCATCCGGGAGAACCTGCGCAAATTTCATTCCCGGCATGTTACCGTTGTGGAAGGGGAAGCGCCTGGCTGCCTCGAACGGTTGCCGGATCCGGACCGCGTTTTCATTGGGGGATCGGGCGGCAGTCTGTGGGCGATCCTGAGCGTGGTGGATCAGCGCCTGGCGGCCGGCGGCCGGATCGTGGTGAACGCTATTACCCTGGACACCCTTGCTGCCGCCAGCGAGTTTCTGGAAAATGCCGGATACCGGGTCGAGGTGACCAGCGTCAACATTGCGCGCACTCGCCCGGCAACCGATTACAAGATGTTCGAGGCGTTCAACCCCGTGTTTGTTTTGGTGGCCGATAAGGAATAATTCTCCCGGCCGGGGATGTCGCGCGCGGCTGTGGCCGTTAAATTCCGGGACGGAGGACAGATAAGTCGGTTTTTTCAGATTCCGGATTCAAGGAGGATGGATTATGAACCCGCAGGATATGTTGGCTTTGCTGACCGGGCCGCAAGGCTTGCTGTTGCTAATTGGCGTCATGCTGCTGGTGCTGATCGGCTTGCTTTATCGCCGGACCGGCAAGCTGCTGGCCGCCATTTGTTCCGAGTTGTCCGCGGTTCGCGAGGCCATTCAGCAGCTTGCCGACCGTGCGGATGCAGCGCAGAGTGAGGTCCCGCTGCCGAGCATGCCTGTTCCGGAAGGAGAGCAGCGGGCTTATAAGGGTGAGCCATCCGAAATGGTTCCATCCGGCGTTGCCCCGATTCCTGATGAATTGCCGGCTTCCGTTGCGTCAAGTCTGGCTGGCGCCGTTCCGGAAACGAAGGATTTGGCGGATGCCGAGGGTTATTTTTCGGCAGACGTCGAAGAGATGGCCCCGCATAGTGTGACGGAAACCGCCGCGGAGCCGATGTCCGACGCCGAAGACCTTTTCGATGCAGGGACCGGAGCGGCTTCTGGGGAAGAAATGGGTGCCATTGGCATCGGTCCCGAATTTTCCGGGGAAAATGAAGAGGTTGCACCCGAGCCGCTGGTTGAGTCCGGGGCGGATGCTGAAGCGGATGCCGCGGAACCCTTCGAAAGTGCCGGGGTGTCTGAAGGTGCCTTCCAGTTTGTCGTGCCTGATGCCGGCGCAGTGGCAGATCTGGAACCCGCCGTCGAACCGGTGGCGTTCGCGGCAGGCGACCCGGAGTCGGCGTCCCGATTCGAGTTCAACGTTACCCATTCCGGAAGCGCATCCACGGATGCCGATGCGGTTGAAGCGGCCTTTGTCGAGCAAGCGGCCGGGATGCCGGATGAATTCGTCGACGATTCACCGCCGGACATGGCCGAGACTCGTGACAGCGAGGAGCCCGTTTTTGAGGAAGACATGGACGAGGACGATTCCCTTTCGAGGCAGGCGCCGAGTGTCGGACCGCTGGATGCTGGCGCCGAGGTGCCGCCTGAACCGGCCATGCCTTCGCCGGTTCCCGGTCAGGAGACTTGTCTGATTCCGTTGCCCGGCAACCCGGATCAACCCGAAGTGGGGGTGGCGCGTTGCAGTGCCTGTGGCCGTAAGATTGCCTACCCCATGCGGCTTTCCGGAAAGCGCATGCGCTGCCCCGCCTGCCGGTCTGTCGCGGTGCTGCCCTGACGCGTTCAAACCGCCGGCGGTCTGATGCTGTTTATGCGGAACCGCTGG
This portion of the Syntrophotalea acetylenica genome encodes:
- a CDS encoding sirohydrochlorin chelatase, which gives rise to MAKYPAVVIVGHGSRRPQAADVLRKVAIQVRQRLSGATRVDVAFLEHGSPSFSAALASCYAAGERRLVIIPFFLLPGMHVTADLPAAIASARRRYPELQIVQAEFLGGHPALGEVVSTLFLEAAETAHWLD
- the cbiE gene encoding precorrin-6y C5,15-methyltransferase (decarboxylating) subunit CbiE yields the protein MKKIYVIGAGVEGQEGFSRRALDIIGQAHVLFGRARLLSLFPDFPGEKIDIDQDFSEVVNRLKTCEGPAVVLASGDPLFFGIGRQLLRNFREDELEFVPNVSSVQYAFAKLGLPWDDAVFLSCKGHEPEDVADRIIASDKVALLTDARNTPAVIAREMLERGHEGYAAYLCENLGTPQERIVRTDVAGLPAEPAAPLNVLVLVKQYEALAEASRPVLGIADEAFSAIKKQITREEVRAVTLAKLRLCQDMVLWDIGAGSGSVSIEADRLMPDGRVYAIEQNEQYQRFIRENLRKFHSRHVTVVEGEAPGCLERLPDPDRVFIGGSGGSLWAILSVVDQRLAAGGRIVVNAITLDTLAAASEFLENAGYRVEVTSVNIARTRPATDYKMFEAFNPVFVLVADKE